The genomic interval GTCCATTTCTTTCAGGAATTCAAAATTATTTCGTACACTTTCCAGCGTTGAATTTGGTTCAAACACGATAAAACCGAAGGTGGGTTCAATCCCATACTCTCGCAACAATTGAATAGCCTTTTTGTTTTCTTCAACGGTAGTATGTTTTTTGAATCGCTTCAATGATGCAGGGTCTCCACTCTCCAAACCCAGAAATACATTGGTAAGACCGGCCATAACGAGTCTTGAAAGGGTATATTCTTCAATGTCGTTTGCACGGCATTCAAAACCAAAACAGATATCCAGATTATTTGTAAGGATAAGTTCTGCCAGGGTAATGGCCCGTTCCTTTCCGGCTTTTCCAGGGCCAAAGTAATTGGCATCCGAAAAGTAAAAATTCGTTATGGCGTGTTCTGTGTATAATTTGAAGATCTCGTCAAATATATTTTTTGCGCTCCTGCCCCGCCATTGGTTCGTCTGTCCATAAAAGGGATTTAAGTAACAAAAGGTGCAATGTCCGTAACATCCGCGACTTCCCTGTATGTATGTGACAATCCCCTTTTTCTGATAAAGGTTCATATCCTGCCGGGCAGGGTAAGGAAGTTGATCCAAATTTTGGACGGGAGGGCGCGGATAAAAAACAACCTTTCCATTCCTATCCCTGAAGGCCAGTCCCGGGATATTCACTTCAACTGAAATATTCTTTTTCGATAAGATGTGCCTCGCAAGATCAAGGATCGTAAATTCTGGTTCGCCAACAGTCACAGAGTCAATAAATGGAAAATCCGTAAGGATTTTTTTATAGGCAAAGGTGGGATAATATCCATAGAGGTTGATATGTGCGGCTAAGCCGTTCGATTTTAGGGTTGAGAGCATGTCAAATATCACCTGAGTTTCTTCCCATAGATATACCGTGTGGACACACAAAAGTGAGGGGTTCTTTTTTGAAAGGTATGCGATAGTCTGCTCTATTGACCAATCGCAGAGGTGGGTATTCATAACCTCTGCCTCAATTTTGTGATCTTGCAATACCGAGGCGATATAACCCGTAAATAAGCAGGCTGAGAGGGGAGCATTGACTACGTCTTCGAACCGTTTTGGGTTTTGGGGACGTGGGGGTTCTAGTAATACGATCGGCAAGGCAACAAATCCTTTTAAAATTTACAATGGTTACTGCAATAAATTTAATGAGTACCAATTCACTATAATAATTCAACGGGTTGTTTTAAAGAAAAATATTGTGATGATTTAAGAACAACTCAAGGAGGATGCTAGCGACTGCCTTAACCAGCGCGGGCGAACAGCAATTCAGAAATCAAACCAGTCTAATCCGCATCTGGTTGAAGGCATGTTCGGCAGTTGGTTTCAAGCGAATACCCCAAGGCAACAATTAGCTTCATCATTTCACGAATATCTTTGCTCATAGAACGGTAAAATTGGATTCCATTAGTACCTTGATACTTCAATACGAAATGCTGATATTCGTTTGAAAGATTGAGATCAAAAGGATATCTCAGCGATTCGTAGAATCGGTCAACACTTAGCTTATTGTGCGTGAGGAAATCCAGCAGGAGCGATGGCATTTGAGTTTTATCAAGATACTTTGAAAAAAATTTGTTCAGTTTTGTCTGATTCTTGTAGTTTTTTATAAACTTGTGATAAAGCTGAGTAAGTCCATGATTAAGTTTAGCACTTTTACCTTCTGAAGCTATAACGAAGCCTTTTAGAATAAGTTCGAGACCGTGATAAAAATTAAAGAGCAAAGGAATTACCATGTTCACATCGTTCCATTTTGTTTTTCTCTCCAGTTTCCTCCACGTTATAGTATGGTCCGAGACTAAAAATAACCGGTTACCATTTCTAGCAATTCGGTCGCATACCGCCTGTGATATATTCCAATATTTTTCGCCCATGGTACAAAAACTTAGTACCTAAATCCTGCAAACAAGGCGAAGCCTTGTTGCAGGATTAGGCCAGAAATGGTAGAATCTCCAAGGGATTTCAAGGTGTTTTGAGAATAAAAACACCTAAAAGGAGGTTCACCTTTTCAATGAAG from Candidatus Brocadia sp. carries:
- a CDS encoding radical SAM protein, producing MPIVLLEPPRPQNPKRFEDVVNAPLSACLFTGYIASVLQDHKIEAEVMNTHLCDWSIEQTIAYLSKKNPSLLCVHTVYLWEETQVIFDMLSTLKSNGLAAHINLYGYYPTFAYKKILTDFPFIDSVTVGEPEFTILDLARHILSKKNISVEVNIPGLAFRDRNGKVVFYPRPPVQNLDQLPYPARQDMNLYQKKGIVTYIQGSRGCYGHCTFCYLNPFYGQTNQWRGRSAKNIFDEIFKLYTEHAITNFYFSDANYFGPGKAGKERAITLAELILTNNLDICFGFECRANDIEEYTLSRLVMAGLTNVFLGLESGDPASLKRFKKHTTVEENKKAIQLLREYGIEPTFGFIVFEPNSTLESVRNNFEFLKEMDIMTTPAVTAHLLHHRQTLFEGTPDYQSMINDTTGTITTFTNYEAFYKIKDPKVEALSEIVTHVCRTTLLQLPNTFTCEIDTSNAGIKSVSLDVLNNALISLFDRVLSHFETNTIPYSPDKIREMSQKLIHEIKTVMHRQE